From the genome of Bicyclus anynana chromosome 20, ilBicAnyn1.1, whole genome shotgun sequence, one region includes:
- the LOC112051028 gene encoding negative elongation factor B, translated as MASSSKLPGTGLEDVGVPGQTFLRDALTSCTDPLKAIEEFQLENGILLPSLRPMLPLLDLHGVRRLDFHTSVLEELRDKLISQINEMGPKPKKEQNESNLKERKENERKLKELLSKSFPVVKVKALRPVIMGILKNTPHIDDKYLKVLVRDRDLYNDTQTEVKRQIWQDNQSLFGDEVSPLLSQYIREKENVLFDHENLTNLFFSKSPKVRRQGGVVQKLAHMIGTSIKLYDMVLQFLRTLFLRTSNVHYCTLRAELLMALHDSEVQEIISVDPCHKFTWCLDACIRERNVDIKRSRELQGFLDNIKKGTEQVIGDLSMTLCDPYAVNFLSVSAIKILQHLINTEGLPRDNPILILLLRMLALGLSAWQIIDTQQFKEPKLDSQVVTKYLPALMSLMVDDQVRALHNKLPPDERESAITIIEHSGPPPDACEAYMRESSVCGVLAMYYTLHSAKLRDRGAILRILSILGSCKDGRAYEDSFLHTLVALLIQLPDEFQGEDFSTVLFDEFFFAGLAKDNVTRHLLKLLWYIHPKLPETRIQTLMKALQPGTQHTESVHKLYESLQQQLQSQVEPVPSTSEMEYLDTPLMSVPTPAPYHIM; from the coding sequence ATGGCATCGTCTAGTAAATTACCTGGCACTGGTTTAGAAGATGTTGGAGTGCCTGGGCAAACTTTTCTGCGAGATGCCCTCACAAGTTGCACGGATCCGCTCAAGGCAATCGAAGAGTTTCAACTCGAAAACGGTATCTTACTGCCATCTTTAAGACCTATGCTGCCCCTGCTTGACCTCCACGGCGTTCGCCGACTTGACTTTCACACATCCGTGTTGGAAGAGTTAAGAGATAAACTGATATCGCAAATAAACGAAATGGGACCAAAGCCTAAGAAGGAACAAAATGAATCGAACTTGAAAGAGAGGAAGGAAAATGAAAGGAAACTTAAAGAACTGTTATCAAAGAGCTTTCCTGTTGTCAAAGTGAAGGCCCTCAGGCCTGTAATAATGGGCATACTAAAGAACACGCCACACATAGATGATAAATATCTGAAGGTATTAGTCCGAGATAGAGATTTGTACAATGACACGCAAACAGAAGTGAAGAGGCAAATTTGGCAGGACAACCAGTCATTGTTTGGTGATGAAGTGTCCCCATTGTTGAGTCAATACATAAGAGAAAAAGAGAATGTACTATTTGATCATGAAAACTTAACAAACCTCTTTTTCTCTAAATCGCCAAAAGTGAGGCGACAAGGAGGTGTAGTACAGAAGTTAGCTCACATGATCGGCACGAGCATTAAACTATATGATATGGTTCTTCAATTTCTACGCACATTGTTCCTTAGAACGAGCAATGTGCATTATTGTACTTTGAGAGCTGAGCTTTTAATGGCTCTTCATGATTCAGAGGTACAGGAGATTATATCTGTTGATCCTTGTCACAAATTCACATGGTGTTTAGATGCATGCATTAGAGAGAGAAATGTTGACATAAAAAGATCAAGAGAACTTCAAGGATTCTTGGATAACATAAAAAAGGGTACAGAACAAGTTATCGGTGACCTCTCTATGACATTGTGTGATCCCTACGCTGTCAACTTTCTCTCAGTatctgctattaaaatattgcagCATTTAATAAACACTGAAGGGCTTCCTCGAGATAATCCAATTCTGATTTTATTATTGAGAATGTTAGCATTGGGATTGAGTGCATGGCAAATCATTGATACTCAACAATTTAAGGAGCCAAAGCTTGACAGTCAGGTTGTGACCAAGTATTTGCCAGCATTGATGTCATTGATGGTTGATGACCAAGTGAGAGCTCTGCATAACAAACTGCCTCCTGATGAGAGAGAATCTGCCATCACTATTATAGAACATTCTGGTCCACCTCCTGATGCCTGTGAAGCATACATGAGGGAAAGCTCAGTATGTGGTGTTCTGGCTATGTATTACACTCTCCACTCTGCTAAACTCAGAGATAGGGGAGCTATATTAAGAATTTTGAGTATTCTAGGTAGCTGTAAAGATGGCAGAGCTTACGAGGATTCCTTTTTACACACACTTGTCGCTCTATTGATACAACTGCCGGATGAATTCCAAGGGGAAGACTTTAGTACGGTCTTATTTGATGAGTTCTTTTTCGCTGGCCTCGCAAAAGACAATGTAACGAGACATCTATTAAAACTTTTATGGTACATACACCCAAAGTTGCCTGAAACTAGAATACAGACTTTGATGAAGGCATTGCAACCTGGGACACAGCATACTGAGTCGGTGCACAAGTTATATGAGTCTCTGCAGCAGCAACTGCAATCTCAAGTGGAACCAGTACCCAGCACCAGTGAAATGGAATATTTGGACACTCCGTTGATGAGTGTCCCCACACCTGCACCCTATCATATTATGTAG
- the LOC112051029 gene encoding CWF19-like protein 1 — MAEKQKTLVCGDVNGNFNILFSRVESIVKKSGMFDVLLCVGNFFGADNSQLDAYRMGTRKVPVTTYVFGPSSSEHVQYYCEEGSEIVPNVIYMGKRGLFTTSSEIKIAYLTGLSRRELGKEIPMCTFEPSDCSAVRDACFRGQSEFRGVDVLITTLWPAGIQQDDLQKADVEQECLSDLISWLSIHIKPRYHFVPSTEKYYERQPYRNQSVHQDYKECVTRFFALAPVGNKNKEKWIYACSLQPISKMRMTDLLQSTTDETPCPYDPNMLKQHQPGKVVKVSGNGQFFYNMDAEDDDQGGKRKRKSGDNPDKKRREFDPDTCWFCLSSPSVEKHLVICVGTHCYLALPKGPLTPYHVLILPIAHHQSVTKAPDEVAKEIKRFKEALKKFYAAMDKLVVFFERNYRTSHMQIQCVPVPKECDAQLAEVFQDEAGINSIQMEVLPPYTDIVQLSLPGAPYFHVELPSGEQLFAKTHKHFPIQFGRDVLSSPPLLNCEDKADWRQCLLSREEEDTHVAAFRQKFRPFDFTADDSDSDSDSN; from the exons ATGGCAGAGAAGCAAAAGAC GCTTGTATGTGGAGACGTGAAtggaaattttaatatattgttttccCGCGTCGAGTCAATAGTTAAGAAGTCTGGAATGTTTGACGTGCTGCTATGCGTTGGAAACTTCTTTGGTGCTGACAATTCACAGTTGGACGCCTATCGAATGGGAACTAGAAAAG TGCCAGTCACAACATATGTTTTTGGCCCATCTTCTTCTGAACATGTTCAGTATTACTGTGAAGAGGGGTCGGAAATTGTCcctaatgttatttatatgg GTAAAAGAGGTCTATTCACCACAAGTTCAGAGATTAAGATAGCTTATTTGACCGGCCTATCACGGAGAGAGTTGGGGAAGGAGATACCAATGTGTACATTTGAACCAAGCGACTGCAGTGCAGTGAGGGACGCTTGTTTTAGAGGTCAGAGTGAGTTCAGAGGGGTTGATGTACTTATTACAACATTGTGGCCTGCTGGCATACAGCAGGATGACTTACAAAAG GCAGATGTGGAACAAGAATGTTTATCAGATCTAATTTCATGGCTTTCTATTCACATAAAGCCCAGGTATCATTTTGTTCCTTctacagaaaaatattatgaaagacAGCCATAcag AAATCAAAGCGTGCATCAAGACTACAAGGAGTGTGTGACAAGGTTCTTCGCATTGGCCCCAGTGGGAAACAAAAACAAAGAGAAGTGGATATATGCGTGTTCTCTACAGCCAATCTCAAAGATGCGGATGACTGACTTGTTGCAAAGCACCACCGACGAGACTCCCTGTCCATACGACCCTAATATGTTGAAACAACACCAGCCTGGGAAAGTGGTCAAG GTTTCTGGCAATGGACAGTTCTTTTATAACATGGACGCTGAAGATGACGATCAGGGAGGAAAAAGAAAACGAAAATCTGGCGATAATCCAGATAAGAAAAGGAGAGAGTTTGATCCAG ATACCTGTTGGTTCTGCCTGTCGTCACCTTCGGTAGAGAAGCACTTGGTGATATGTGTCGGCACTCACTGCTACCTTGCGCTGCCCAAGGGGCCACTGACCCCATACCATGTGCTGATACTGCCCATTGCCCATCATCAGAGTGTTACCAAG gcACCAGATGAAGTGGCAAAGGAAATTAAGAGGTTCAAGGAGGCGTTGAAGAAGTTCTATGCGGCGATGGACAAGCTGGTGGTGTTCTTTGAGAGGAACTACCGCACCTCACACATGCAGATACAGTGTGTGCCCGTGCCCAAGGAGTGTGATGCACAGTTGGCTGAAGTTTTTCAG GATGAAGCCGGTATAAACAGTATCCAAATGGAAGTCCTCCCACCCTATACAGACATCGTACAACTGTCGTTGCCCGGCGCGCCATACTTCCACGTCGAGCTGCCGTCCGGTGAACAGCTGTTTGCCAAGACCCATAAACACTTCCCTATACAGTTTGGAAG GGATGTACTATCAAGTCCGCCATTACTGAACTGCGAGGACAAGGCTGATTGGCGGCAGTGCCTGCTCAGTCGCGAGGAGGAGGACACGCACGTCGCGGCCTTCAGGCAAAAGTTCCGGCCCTTCGACTTCACGGCCGACgacagtgacagtgacagtgacagtaaTTGA